The genomic window ATGATAAAGATTGAAACCGTATTAGATATTTTAAAGAAAGACGATCTCTTCCGTGAGATTATTGACCAAGGACATTACCATTATTATTACAGTGATGTCGTTTTTGATAGCATCTGCTACGATAGTCGAAAAGCAAAAGATAATAGCCTCTTTTTTGTAAAAGGAGCTGCTTTTAAGAAGGAATTTCTCCTCTCGGCAATCGCACAAGGTCTTGGTTGGTATGTAGCTGAACAAGACTATGAAGTAGGCATCCCTGTTATTGTCGTTAGCGATATTAAGAAAGCCATGAGTTTGATTGCTATGGAGTTTTATGGCAATCCACAAGAGAAATTAAAACTTCTTGCTTTCACTGGGACTAAAGGAAAAACAACAGCAGCTTACTTTGCTTATAACATCTTAAATCAAGAACATCGTCCAGCTATGTTGTCAACCATGAACACTACTTTGGACGGTAAGACTTTCTTTAAATCTGCTCTAACAACTCCTGAAAGCATTGATCTCTTTGAGATGATGGCCCAGGCAGTTGATAATGGAAGAACTCATCTTATTATGGAAGTATCCAGCCAAGCCTACTTGGTGAAACGGGTTTACGGCCTGACCTTTGATGTCGGTGTCTTCCTCAACATTAGTCCTGACCATATTGGTCCTATTGAGCATCCGACCTTTGAAGATTATTTTTATCACAAACGTCTCTTGATGAAAAATAGTCGCGCAGTTGTCATTAATAGTGATATGGATCACTTCTCTGTTCTGAAAGAACAAGTTGAGAACCAAGACCATGACTTCTACGGTAGCCAATCAAGTAACCAAATCGAGAACTCCAAAGCCTTTAGCTTCTCAGCTACTGGTAAATTAGCTGGCGATTATGATATCCAACTAATTGGACACTTCAACCAAGAGAATGCTGTCGCAGCTGGACTGGCTTGTCTTCGTTTAGGTGCTAGTCTTGAAGACATAAAAAAAGGGATTGCTACAACACGCGTCCCTGGCCGTATGGAAGTTCTCACTCAAAAAAATGGCGCAAAAGTTTTCATAGACTACGCCCATAATGGTGATAGCTTGAAGAAATTGATCTCAGTCGTTGAAACACATCAGACTGGAAAGATTGCTTTAGTACTTGGTTCAACTGGAAACAAGGGAGAAAGCCGTCGTAAGGACTTTGGACTTCTCCTCAATCAACATCCTGAAATTCAAGTCTTTCTAACAGCTGACGATCCAAACTATGAAGATCCAATGGCCATTGCTGATGAAATTAGTAGCTACATCCATCGTCCTGTTGAAAAGATTGCCGACCGTGAGCAAGCCATCAAGGCTGCCATGTCTGTTACAAGTCAAGAACTGGACGCTGTGATTATCGCTGGTAAAGGAGCCGACTGCTACCAAATCATCCAAGGGCAAAAAGAAGACTATCCTGGAGATGCAGCTATCGCAGAACGTTATCTATAATAAATTAAAAGAAGGCTAGGAAATTTCCGAGCCTTTATTTTTTTATAAATATGAGTCTTTCTTTATCAAATTCTACAGCCAACTCATATTTCCCATCTTCATTTTGAACAATGTAGCCTAATAAGATTAGACTATCAACAAAGATATCAGGTCGTTTCTGCATAAGCTGGTCTTTTTTGAGGAACTTGAGTAAAAATGTTGTCATATACTTGAGGGCATACTCAGGATTGACATCCCCTAAAATCTCATACAGTCTCTGCTGTTCTTCCGTCAGTGGATACTGGAACTTGACCTTGTAAAAGTAATTAGACAAGGTCATCTTTTCCCTTGCAAAATCGGTGTGCTCTTCTAGGATAGCTGCATTTGTTTGATTGCGCAATTCAGTTTGAAAATGTTTATCCAGGATTTCTTGATAAACATGACTATCATTCCTCACAAAGACTTCTTGGTCTAGTGCAAGAGATTTTGCAGATTCTAGAAAGGGAAGATTGAGATAATAGCGTTTATTCTCTCTCAAAATCAAACCCGCTTTAATATATTCCTCCAAATACTTGTCAACTGGTATCTCTGGAAACTGAGCCTTAATTTCGCGTAGAATAACATCATCATGCTGATCAAGATAGTCTACCAAGTCCCTAAAGAATGGCTGCCGTGTCAATCGTGATGGATTAAAAATCTGAATCATGAAGATTCCTTTCTTTACATGCTAAAAGTAGTGATGCTGCTAATTGACTCGGGTTAGTGCCAGGCTGATTCAAAGGTACTGGAAGTCCTAGTTCACGATAATATTCACTCCAGAAATCACTGATTTCCCAGTCATCATTACCAAATTTCATAGGAATGGTCTCAAAAATAGGTAGTAGTTCAGCGATGAACTGAGAACAATAGAAACCATCTCCATCTGGATAAAAGGAAGCATTATAGGGTGTACCTAAGTGGCACTCTGCCCGCTTTTTAACCTCTGTACAATCAATCTCCGCATAGCGATAAAGATCATAGATTCTTTCAGCTTCAAAAAAATCTTCAGGGGATTGGGCAATGACACCACCTTCCGTTGTTGCATGATAGATGAAACCATCTAAAAAAATGGCCACATGGCTATAGTTGCCAGTAGATTCCTGGATGGCTTTCCCTATATCCGAACTATCTTTCACAAAGATTAAATCACCATTTTCTAGCATACTTCTCTCCTAGCAAAAAAGGAGTCGAAACTCCTTTTTAATACTGGGTTTTCCCATCTATCATTATGCATTAAAGCTTTCAGTCAATTGTGGTACTACTTGTTTCTTACGTGAAACAGCACCTGGAAGGAAGGCATGGTTGTTTTCAAGTTTGAAATTGAAAGCTGCTTCTACCTTGTCCATATTAGCACCAAGAGCCAAAATTTCTGAGTTTGAATTCACAATATCAGTAATCATCAAAACAAAGTCAGAGTAGCCGTTAGCTGCATTTGCTGCTTGAATGGCTGCTTCGATTTCAGCTTGGCGTTCCAAGACTTCAGCAATATCAACTGTGTTGACTTGAGCCACACGAACGTTGTTTCCGTTGAGTTCAAAAGTCTTAGCATCGATGTCGATCAATTCTTCTGCTGATTTACTTGCTAAGTTTGTACCAGCCTTGAGCATTGCAAGACCGTATTCTTCCAAGTTAACGCCAGCCAATTCAGCCAATTCAGGTGCAATCACTTTATCAGATGGGTGTGTTGTTGGAGATTTCAAAAGAAGAGTATCTGAAATCAAACCTGAAAGCATCAAACCTGCAATTTCTTTTGGTACAGCTACGCCATGCTCTTTGAACATGCGGTATACGATAGAAGATGCTGATCCAACTGGCTCCAAACGCATGTAAAGTGGGCTAGCAGTTTCAAAGTTAGCCACACGGTGGTGGTCCACTACACCGTAAACTTCTACTTCAGCGATATCTGAAACAGATTGTTGGAATTCATTGTGGTCTGTTAAGATGACTTGCTCTGCACCTTCTGCTTTAGCTGATGTGATCACGCGTGGTGCTTCCACACCAAAATAGTCCAATACGAAAGCTGTTTCTTCATTTGGAGTACCAAGAGCTACTGCTTCTGTATCCAAACCATAAGCTTCTTTTGCAAGATAAGCGAAGGCTACTGATGAACCGATAGCATCTGAATCTGGATTTTGGTGACCAAATACTAGAATCTTAGACATGATAATACCTCGTTTCTTTATTCTCTTTATTGTAGCATTTTTTTCAATTTTTGACAAAAGTAAGAGAAACCTAAAGGGCTTCTCTTTATAGGTTAAAAGCATTCACTAGATTTTTATTTTGATTATCGTTTAGGTAGCTTTCCTTCTGAGGACGCTTCTTCCGTTTGAGTAGAGCCTCAGCCGACATTGCTTCTTCCTTACTATCAAAACCTTCTACATAGATGAGTTTTACTGGTAATCTAGCTCGT from Streptococcus sp. oral taxon 061 includes these protein-coding regions:
- a CDS encoding UDP-N-acetylmuramoyl-L-alanyl-D-glutamate--L-lysine ligase codes for the protein MIKIETVLDILKKDDLFREIIDQGHYHYYYSDVVFDSICYDSRKAKDNSLFFVKGAAFKKEFLLSAIAQGLGWYVAEQDYEVGIPVIVVSDIKKAMSLIAMEFYGNPQEKLKLLAFTGTKGKTTAAYFAYNILNQEHRPAMLSTMNTTLDGKTFFKSALTTPESIDLFEMMAQAVDNGRTHLIMEVSSQAYLVKRVYGLTFDVGVFLNISPDHIGPIEHPTFEDYFYHKRLLMKNSRAVVINSDMDHFSVLKEQVENQDHDFYGSQSSNQIENSKAFSFSATGKLAGDYDIQLIGHFNQENAVAAGLACLRLGASLEDIKKGIATTRVPGRMEVLTQKNGAKVFIDYAHNGDSLKKLISVVETHQTGKIALVLGSTGNKGESRRKDFGLLLNQHPEIQVFLTADDPNYEDPMAIADEISSYIHRPVEKIADREQAIKAAMSVTSQELDAVIIAGKGADCYQIIQGQKEDYPGDAAIAERYL
- a CDS encoding DUF1803 domain-containing protein; its protein translation is MIQIFNPSRLTRQPFFRDLVDYLDQHDDVILREIKAQFPEIPVDKYLEEYIKAGLILRENKRYYLNLPFLESAKSLALDQEVFVRNDSHVYQEILDKHFQTELRNQTNAAILEEHTDFAREKMTLSNYFYKVKFQYPLTEEQQRLYEILGDVNPEYALKYMTTFLLKFLKKDQLMQKRPDIFVDSLILLGYIVQNEDGKYELAVEFDKERLIFIKK
- a CDS encoding YiiX/YebB-like N1pC/P60 family cysteine hydrolase; protein product: MLENGDLIFVKDSSDIGKAIQESTGNYSHVAIFLDGFIYHATTEGGVIAQSPEDFFEAERIYDLYRYAEIDCTEVKKRAECHLGTPYNASFYPDGDGFYCSQFIAELLPIFETIPMKFGNDDWEISDFWSEYYRELGLPVPLNQPGTNPSQLAASLLLACKERNLHDSDF
- a CDS encoding manganese-dependent inorganic pyrophosphatase is translated as MSKILVFGHQNPDSDAIGSSVAFAYLAKEAYGLDTEAVALGTPNEETAFVLDYFGVEAPRVITSAKAEGAEQVILTDHNEFQQSVSDIAEVEVYGVVDHHRVANFETASPLYMRLEPVGSASSIVYRMFKEHGVAVPKEIAGLMLSGLISDTLLLKSPTTHPSDKVIAPELAELAGVNLEEYGLAMLKAGTNLASKSAEELIDIDAKTFELNGNNVRVAQVNTVDIAEVLERQAEIEAAIQAANAANGYSDFVLMITDIVNSNSEILALGANMDKVEAAFNFKLENNHAFLPGAVSRKKQVVPQLTESFNA
- a CDS encoding GIY-YIG nuclease family protein yields the protein MDHKAYMYVVECRDGSYYTGYTTDVKRRVAVHNSGKGAKYTRARLPVKLIYVEGFDSKEEAMSAEALLKRKKRPQKESYLNDNQNKNLVNAFNL